One Clupea harengus chromosome 11, Ch_v2.0.2, whole genome shotgun sequence DNA window includes the following coding sequences:
- the cblc gene encoding E3 ubiquitin-protein ligase CBL-C isoform X3, whose amino-acid sequence MASGSAGQSSRGLQREGSEPAPMPPTGSERKLMQKVLKRLDKLHRLSVDPRMALRNSPPYLPDLVTATATQLTNVWAPYRGPVLGIPKGDEGEYLRVHIKHLLYKTDRAILLFREGQEKMFEETSSYRRNLTKLSLLLSHMLCELQALFPEGKFQGDTYRLTKSEAGNFWRKAFGNKCIVQWSTFKQHLRRVHSFEEGMEAMALKSTVDLTCNDHISVFEFDLFTRLFQPWPTLLRNWNQLAVTHPGYMAFLTYDQVRARLHNYQHRPGSYIFRLSCTRMGQWAIGHVAHDGSIVQTIPQNTPLYQALLQGFREGCYLYPDGRDLNPDLSFLCEPAPRGKVKVSEEQYELYCEIGSTFQLCKICTERDKDTRIQPCGHLLCQPCLTGWQKSDGHSCPYCRCDIRGTESVLIEPYLPEGGGGIEEPEDEDEDEEDHEDVEQVMKNLAFMKKKVSEDYQTPSRPVDSSLMPPPLPPKLSASSPCSSPRLLPRSPLANAHANQSLSQLQSTDQSRKSSAKKSQQEATCRGVEGNSGSSFAPYVRSPSHSIDLSGVDAKSDTSRPSSSQSGNSGGVLWSGSSSSSGGKQREKVRGGVKDRSKREAGSSDAQESHKERQRPLSS is encoded by the exons ATGGCGTCAGGAAGTGCTGGCCAGTCGTCACGAGGCCTCCAGCGCGAGGGGTCCGAGCCGGCCCCGATGCCACCCACTGGCTCCGAGCGCAAGCTGATGCAGAAGGTCCTGAAGAGGCTGGACAAGCTGCACCGGCTCAGCGTGGACCCACGCATGGCCCTGCGCAACAGCCCGCCCTACCTGCCGGATCTGGTGACTGCGACCGCCACGCAGTTAACCAACGTATGGGCGCCTTACAGGGGCCCGGTGCTGGGCATCCCGAAGGGCGACGAAGGGGAGTACCTGCGGGTCcacatcaaacacctgctttaTAAGACGGACCGGGCCATCCTGCTGTTCAGAGAGGGCCAGGAGAAGATGTTCGAGGAGACCTCCAGTTACAG GAGGAACCTGACAAAGCTTTCGCTGCTGCTCAGCCACATGCTCTGTGAGCTGCAAGCCTTGTTTCCAGAGGGGAAGTTTCAAGGTGACACCTACAGACTGACAAAATCTGAGGCTGGGAATTTCTGGAGGAAAGCCTTTGGGAATAA ATGCATCGTGCAGTGGAGCACCTTTAAGCAGCACCTGAGGCGAGTCCACAGCTTTGAGGAGGGCATGGAGGCTATGGCTCTGAAGTCTACAGTGGACCTCACCTGTAACGATCACATCTCCGTCTTTGAGTTTGACCTCTTCACCAGACTCTTTCAG CCCTGGCCCACCCTGTTGAGAAACTGGAATCAGCTAGCTGTCACTCACCCTGGATACATGGCTTTCTTGACCTATGACCAGGTCAGAGCACGTCTGCACAACTACCAGCATCGTCccgggag CTACATCTTCCGTTTAAGCTGCACGCGGATGGGGCAGTGGGCCATTGGTCACGTGGCCCATGATGGGAGCATAGTGCAGACCATCCCCCAGAATACACCACTGTACCAGGCTCTTCTGCAGGGCTTCAGAGAGGGCTG CTACTTGTATCCTGATGGGCGTGATCTGAACCCTGacctttcttttctgtgtgaaCCTGCACCAAGGGGCAAAGTGAAAGTCTCAGAG GAGCAGTATGAGCTGTACTGTGAGATTGGCAGCACTTTCCAGCTGTGTAAGATCTGCACAGAAAGGGACAAAGACACGCGCATCCAGCCCTGTGGCCACCTCCTGTGCCAGCCCTGCCTTACTGGGTGGCAG AAGTCAGATGGGCACTCCTGTCCGTACTGCCGCTGTGACATCCGAGGCACGGAGTCCGTCCTCATCGAGCCGTACCTGCCAGAGGGCGGGGGGGGCATAGAGGAGCCTGAGGATGAagacgaggatgaggaagacCACGAGGATGTGGAACAAGTGATGAAAAATCTGGCCTTCATGAAAAAG AAGGTGTCAGAGGACTATCAGACCCCCAGCAGACCGGTGGACTCCAGTCTcatgccgccgccgctgccaccGAAGCTCAGCGCATCGTCTCCATGCTCCTCTCCACGACTCCTCCCTCGGTCCCCATTGGCAAATGCACACGCCAATCAATCACTCAGCCAACTA CAGAGCACTGATCAGAGCAGGAAGTCATCGGCAAAGAA AAGCCAACAGGAAGCCACCTGCAGAGGAGTAGAGGGGAATTCTGGGAGCTCTTTTGCCCCGTACGTCCGCTCACCCTCCCACAG TATTGATCTCTCTGGTGTAGACGCAAAATCTGATACAAGCAGGCCATCTTCCTCCCAGTCTGGCAATAGTG GTGGTGTGCTTTGGTCAGggtcttcctcatcctcaggaggaaagcagagagagaaagtgcgaGGAGGGGTGAAGGACAGAAGTAAGAGGGAGGCAGGATCAAGTGACGCACAGGAGAGCcataaagagagacaaagacccTTGTCCTCCTGA
- the cblc gene encoding E3 ubiquitin-protein ligase CBL-C isoform X2, which translates to MASGSAGQSSRGLQREGSEPAPMPPTGSERKLMQKVLKRLDKLHRLSVDPRMALRNSPPYLPDLVTATATQLTNVWAPYRGPVLGIPKGDEGEYLRVHIKHLLYKTDRAILLFREGQEKMFEETSSYRRNLTKLSLLLSHMLCELQALFPEGKFQGDTYRLTKSEAGNFWRKAFGNKCIVQWSTFKQHLRRVHSFEEGMEAMALKSTVDLTCNDHISVFEFDLFTRLFQPWPTLLRNWNQLAVTHPGYMAFLTYDQVRARLHNYQHRPGSYIFRLSCTRMGQWAIGHVAHDGSIVQTIPQNTPLYQALLQGFREGCYLYPDGRDLNPDLSFLCEPAPRGKVKVSEEQYELYCEIGSTFQLCKICTERDKDTRIQPCGHLLCQPCLTGWQKSDGHSCPYCRCDIRGTESVLIEPYLPEGGGGIEEPEDEDEDEEDHEDVEQVMKNLAFMKKKVSEDYQTPSRPVDSSLMPPPLPPKLSASSPCSSPRLLPRSPLANAHANQSLSQLSTDQSRKSSAKKSQQEATCRGVEGNSGSSFAPYVRSPSHSIDLSGVDAKSDTSRPSSSQSGNSVGGVLWSGSSSSSGGKQREKVRGGVKDRSKREAGSSDAQESHKERQRPLSS; encoded by the exons ATGGCGTCAGGAAGTGCTGGCCAGTCGTCACGAGGCCTCCAGCGCGAGGGGTCCGAGCCGGCCCCGATGCCACCCACTGGCTCCGAGCGCAAGCTGATGCAGAAGGTCCTGAAGAGGCTGGACAAGCTGCACCGGCTCAGCGTGGACCCACGCATGGCCCTGCGCAACAGCCCGCCCTACCTGCCGGATCTGGTGACTGCGACCGCCACGCAGTTAACCAACGTATGGGCGCCTTACAGGGGCCCGGTGCTGGGCATCCCGAAGGGCGACGAAGGGGAGTACCTGCGGGTCcacatcaaacacctgctttaTAAGACGGACCGGGCCATCCTGCTGTTCAGAGAGGGCCAGGAGAAGATGTTCGAGGAGACCTCCAGTTACAG GAGGAACCTGACAAAGCTTTCGCTGCTGCTCAGCCACATGCTCTGTGAGCTGCAAGCCTTGTTTCCAGAGGGGAAGTTTCAAGGTGACACCTACAGACTGACAAAATCTGAGGCTGGGAATTTCTGGAGGAAAGCCTTTGGGAATAA ATGCATCGTGCAGTGGAGCACCTTTAAGCAGCACCTGAGGCGAGTCCACAGCTTTGAGGAGGGCATGGAGGCTATGGCTCTGAAGTCTACAGTGGACCTCACCTGTAACGATCACATCTCCGTCTTTGAGTTTGACCTCTTCACCAGACTCTTTCAG CCCTGGCCCACCCTGTTGAGAAACTGGAATCAGCTAGCTGTCACTCACCCTGGATACATGGCTTTCTTGACCTATGACCAGGTCAGAGCACGTCTGCACAACTACCAGCATCGTCccgggag CTACATCTTCCGTTTAAGCTGCACGCGGATGGGGCAGTGGGCCATTGGTCACGTGGCCCATGATGGGAGCATAGTGCAGACCATCCCCCAGAATACACCACTGTACCAGGCTCTTCTGCAGGGCTTCAGAGAGGGCTG CTACTTGTATCCTGATGGGCGTGATCTGAACCCTGacctttcttttctgtgtgaaCCTGCACCAAGGGGCAAAGTGAAAGTCTCAGAG GAGCAGTATGAGCTGTACTGTGAGATTGGCAGCACTTTCCAGCTGTGTAAGATCTGCACAGAAAGGGACAAAGACACGCGCATCCAGCCCTGTGGCCACCTCCTGTGCCAGCCCTGCCTTACTGGGTGGCAG AAGTCAGATGGGCACTCCTGTCCGTACTGCCGCTGTGACATCCGAGGCACGGAGTCCGTCCTCATCGAGCCGTACCTGCCAGAGGGCGGGGGGGGCATAGAGGAGCCTGAGGATGAagacgaggatgaggaagacCACGAGGATGTGGAACAAGTGATGAAAAATCTGGCCTTCATGAAAAAG AAGGTGTCAGAGGACTATCAGACCCCCAGCAGACCGGTGGACTCCAGTCTcatgccgccgccgctgccaccGAAGCTCAGCGCATCGTCTCCATGCTCCTCTCCACGACTCCTCCCTCGGTCCCCATTGGCAAATGCACACGCCAATCAATCACTCAGCCAACTA AGCACTGATCAGAGCAGGAAGTCATCGGCAAAGAA AAGCCAACAGGAAGCCACCTGCAGAGGAGTAGAGGGGAATTCTGGGAGCTCTTTTGCCCCGTACGTCCGCTCACCCTCCCACAG TATTGATCTCTCTGGTGTAGACGCAAAATCTGATACAAGCAGGCCATCTTCCTCCCAGTCTGGCAATAGTG tAGGTGGTGTGCTTTGGTCAGggtcttcctcatcctcaggaggaaagcagagagagaaagtgcgaGGAGGGGTGAAGGACAGAAGTAAGAGGGAGGCAGGATCAAGTGACGCACAGGAGAGCcataaagagagacaaagacccTTGTCCTCCTGA
- the cblc gene encoding E3 ubiquitin-protein ligase CBL-C isoform X1, with the protein MASGSAGQSSRGLQREGSEPAPMPPTGSERKLMQKVLKRLDKLHRLSVDPRMALRNSPPYLPDLVTATATQLTNVWAPYRGPVLGIPKGDEGEYLRVHIKHLLYKTDRAILLFREGQEKMFEETSSYRRNLTKLSLLLSHMLCELQALFPEGKFQGDTYRLTKSEAGNFWRKAFGNKCIVQWSTFKQHLRRVHSFEEGMEAMALKSTVDLTCNDHISVFEFDLFTRLFQPWPTLLRNWNQLAVTHPGYMAFLTYDQVRARLHNYQHRPGSYIFRLSCTRMGQWAIGHVAHDGSIVQTIPQNTPLYQALLQGFREGCYLYPDGRDLNPDLSFLCEPAPRGKVKVSEEQYELYCEIGSTFQLCKICTERDKDTRIQPCGHLLCQPCLTGWQKSDGHSCPYCRCDIRGTESVLIEPYLPEGGGGIEEPEDEDEDEEDHEDVEQVMKNLAFMKKKVSEDYQTPSRPVDSSLMPPPLPPKLSASSPCSSPRLLPRSPLANAHANQSLSQLQSTDQSRKSSAKKSQQEATCRGVEGNSGSSFAPYVRSPSHSIDLSGVDAKSDTSRPSSSQSGNSVGGVLWSGSSSSSGGKQREKVRGGVKDRSKREAGSSDAQESHKERQRPLSS; encoded by the exons ATGGCGTCAGGAAGTGCTGGCCAGTCGTCACGAGGCCTCCAGCGCGAGGGGTCCGAGCCGGCCCCGATGCCACCCACTGGCTCCGAGCGCAAGCTGATGCAGAAGGTCCTGAAGAGGCTGGACAAGCTGCACCGGCTCAGCGTGGACCCACGCATGGCCCTGCGCAACAGCCCGCCCTACCTGCCGGATCTGGTGACTGCGACCGCCACGCAGTTAACCAACGTATGGGCGCCTTACAGGGGCCCGGTGCTGGGCATCCCGAAGGGCGACGAAGGGGAGTACCTGCGGGTCcacatcaaacacctgctttaTAAGACGGACCGGGCCATCCTGCTGTTCAGAGAGGGCCAGGAGAAGATGTTCGAGGAGACCTCCAGTTACAG GAGGAACCTGACAAAGCTTTCGCTGCTGCTCAGCCACATGCTCTGTGAGCTGCAAGCCTTGTTTCCAGAGGGGAAGTTTCAAGGTGACACCTACAGACTGACAAAATCTGAGGCTGGGAATTTCTGGAGGAAAGCCTTTGGGAATAA ATGCATCGTGCAGTGGAGCACCTTTAAGCAGCACCTGAGGCGAGTCCACAGCTTTGAGGAGGGCATGGAGGCTATGGCTCTGAAGTCTACAGTGGACCTCACCTGTAACGATCACATCTCCGTCTTTGAGTTTGACCTCTTCACCAGACTCTTTCAG CCCTGGCCCACCCTGTTGAGAAACTGGAATCAGCTAGCTGTCACTCACCCTGGATACATGGCTTTCTTGACCTATGACCAGGTCAGAGCACGTCTGCACAACTACCAGCATCGTCccgggag CTACATCTTCCGTTTAAGCTGCACGCGGATGGGGCAGTGGGCCATTGGTCACGTGGCCCATGATGGGAGCATAGTGCAGACCATCCCCCAGAATACACCACTGTACCAGGCTCTTCTGCAGGGCTTCAGAGAGGGCTG CTACTTGTATCCTGATGGGCGTGATCTGAACCCTGacctttcttttctgtgtgaaCCTGCACCAAGGGGCAAAGTGAAAGTCTCAGAG GAGCAGTATGAGCTGTACTGTGAGATTGGCAGCACTTTCCAGCTGTGTAAGATCTGCACAGAAAGGGACAAAGACACGCGCATCCAGCCCTGTGGCCACCTCCTGTGCCAGCCCTGCCTTACTGGGTGGCAG AAGTCAGATGGGCACTCCTGTCCGTACTGCCGCTGTGACATCCGAGGCACGGAGTCCGTCCTCATCGAGCCGTACCTGCCAGAGGGCGGGGGGGGCATAGAGGAGCCTGAGGATGAagacgaggatgaggaagacCACGAGGATGTGGAACAAGTGATGAAAAATCTGGCCTTCATGAAAAAG AAGGTGTCAGAGGACTATCAGACCCCCAGCAGACCGGTGGACTCCAGTCTcatgccgccgccgctgccaccGAAGCTCAGCGCATCGTCTCCATGCTCCTCTCCACGACTCCTCCCTCGGTCCCCATTGGCAAATGCACACGCCAATCAATCACTCAGCCAACTA CAGAGCACTGATCAGAGCAGGAAGTCATCGGCAAAGAA AAGCCAACAGGAAGCCACCTGCAGAGGAGTAGAGGGGAATTCTGGGAGCTCTTTTGCCCCGTACGTCCGCTCACCCTCCCACAG TATTGATCTCTCTGGTGTAGACGCAAAATCTGATACAAGCAGGCCATCTTCCTCCCAGTCTGGCAATAGTG tAGGTGGTGTGCTTTGGTCAGggtcttcctcatcctcaggaggaaagcagagagagaaagtgcgaGGAGGGGTGAAGGACAGAAGTAAGAGGGAGGCAGGATCAAGTGACGCACAGGAGAGCcataaagagagacaaagacccTTGTCCTCCTGA